From the Oncorhynchus nerka isolate Pitt River linkage group LG20, Oner_Uvic_2.0, whole genome shotgun sequence genome, one window contains:
- the LOC115102582 gene encoding RING finger protein 223 — translation MAQIPQMWHTKVMPQEENVDLDKMVAFGSQPECSICYNTYDNVFKTPKLLECTHTFCLECLSRLMAISLGEQEGGSSKIPCPFCRHPTLLTEEGPPALATSQEVLCKLPSHQQHEEPVWLDGEKLCYKRPLEANPGTPSSTSAFCISIDIGASKAGEVLAQTWPQRIGFLERLNGWKRLLLFIVLMVLLVVIVLWPLQCIVTTGNMRCMPRTVGSGHDFTATTATPFTRIPSLTKGAFN, via the coding sequence ATGGCGCAGATCCCTCAGATGTGGCACACCAAGGTGATGCCCCAGGAAGAGAATGTGGACCTGGACAAAATGGTTGCTTTTGGTAGCCAACCCGAGTGCTCCATCTGCTACAACACCTACGACAATGTCTTCAAGACACCCAAGCTGCTGGAGTGCACCCACACCTTCTGCCTGGAGTGCCTGTCGCGCCTCATGGCCATTTCGCTAGGAGAACAGGAAGGAGGCAGCAGCAAGATCCCTTGTCCATTCTGCCGCCACCCTACCCTCCTAACCGAGGAGGGTCCGCCTGCCCTGGCCACCAGCCAAGAGGTACTGTGTAAACTGCCCAGCCACCAGCAGCACGAGGAACCTGTGTGGCTTGATGGGGAGAAGCTGTGCTACAAGCGGCCACTGGAGGCCAACCCCGGAACACCCAGCTCCACCTCAGCCTTCTGCATCTCCATCGACATCGGGGCCAGCAAGGCAGGTGAGGTCCTTGCTCAGACATGGCCCCAGCGCATAGGCTTCCTGGAGCGTCTGAACGGCTGGAAGCGGCTGCTGCTCTTCATCGTGTTGATGGTGCTGCTGGTGGTCATCGTGCTGTGGCCCCTGCAGTGCATTGTCACCACGGGCAATATGCGCTGCATGCCGCGCACCGTGGGCTCAGGACACGACTTCACCGCCACCACCGCTACCCCATTCACCAGGATACCCAGTCTCACAAAGGGAGCCTTTAATTAA